The following proteins are co-located in the Candidatus Eisenbacteria bacterium genome:
- a CDS encoding N-acetylmuramoyl-L-alanine amidase has product MVAGLCVALSAYAEAPRELRRIDLKPAPDGTVVVIELSRPSIPRFGVVRDEQGRLQRIHVDLPAGTTLAPGVTRQGASDPPVARVRVGLVDERPRVVIEVDGARDYRIERDAEPGTIALSVIGARASPAGASAAPPAEPGRAVKIPPPQRAEAPRPRSAKRSPPLKIVLDPGHGGDDPGAEGFAVEKEATLDIARRLATLLRARLRAEIVLTRDDDATLPLKDRTALANAEDADLFVSIHANANPTGTLRGVETYYLDNSTDRGTLRLAEMENGLDLLKPKAGSSDLRYILSDLVQVGKLGESARLARSIQRGVVAELRRNYTGVVDLGVKRGPFYVLVGAYMPCVLVETAFVSHPVEGRRLAREDYRQEIAVGLYTGIARYLDEGSRRRTL; this is encoded by the coding sequence GTGGTTGCCGGGCTGTGCGTAGCGCTGTCCGCCTACGCCGAGGCGCCGCGCGAGCTGCGACGCATCGACCTCAAGCCGGCGCCCGACGGTACCGTCGTCGTGATCGAGCTGTCGCGGCCCTCCATTCCGCGCTTCGGCGTCGTACGGGACGAGCAAGGGCGGCTGCAGCGGATCCACGTCGACCTTCCGGCCGGCACGACGCTGGCTCCGGGCGTGACGCGCCAGGGCGCGAGCGACCCGCCGGTGGCTCGGGTTCGCGTCGGCCTCGTCGACGAGCGGCCGCGCGTCGTGATCGAGGTCGACGGCGCGCGCGACTACCGCATCGAGCGGGATGCGGAGCCGGGCACGATCGCGTTGTCGGTCATCGGCGCGCGTGCATCGCCGGCCGGCGCGAGCGCGGCGCCGCCTGCCGAACCGGGTCGCGCCGTGAAGATCCCACCACCGCAACGTGCCGAGGCGCCACGACCTCGATCCGCGAAGCGGTCGCCCCCTCTGAAGATCGTCCTCGATCCCGGTCACGGCGGCGACGATCCCGGGGCCGAGGGCTTCGCCGTCGAGAAGGAGGCGACGCTCGACATCGCACGGCGCCTGGCGACGCTCCTGCGCGCGCGGCTGCGCGCCGAGATCGTGCTGACGCGTGACGATGATGCGACCCTGCCACTGAAGGACCGCACGGCGCTCGCCAACGCCGAGGACGCAGACCTCTTCGTTTCGATCCACGCCAACGCGAATCCCACCGGAACGCTACGCGGGGTCGAGACCTACTATCTCGACAACTCGACGGATCGCGGGACGTTGCGCCTGGCGGAAATGGAGAACGGCCTCGACCTCCTCAAGCCGAAGGCCGGCAGCTCCGACCTGCGCTACATCCTGTCGGACCTCGTCCAGGTGGGAAAGCTCGGCGAATCCGCCCGTCTCGCGCGCAGCATCCAGCGCGGCGTCGTCGCCGAGCTCCGGCGCAACTACACCGGCGTCGTCGACCTCGGCGTGAAGCGGGGGCCGTTCTACGTGCTCGTGGGCGCGTACATGCCGTGCGTGCTGGTGGAGACGGCGTTCGTGAGCCATCCCGTCGAAGGCCGCCGCCTCGCGCGCGAGGACTACCGCCAGGAGATCGCCGTCGGGCTCTACACGGGTATCGCCCGCTACCTCGACGAGGGGTCGCGCCGGCGCACGCTCTGA
- the mutS gene encoding DNA mismatch repair protein MutS has protein sequence MKGALLQQYLRVKAEHREAILLFRLGDFYEMFFDDAATASRVCDLTLTARNRGEPDEVPLCGFPAHASQPYIARLLAAGHAVAICEQGEQPRGRGLMDRQVIRVITPGTILEEESLDPSAPSLLAAVASDGRRYAVASIDFATGAFRVTEVDDAHALREEIGRLAPRELLLDGDLDPAFADALQTSGAWATAALPAGAPDAELPPLSGRAAGGALAYVERVYRRRPAHLRRPEPYALAGHLALDAATRRNLELLETLRGERRGSLIWVLDRSETPMGARRLRAWLVYPLLDPAEIGRRLDAVERLVEASDVRTRLREALHGVGDLERLVGRVGARTASPRDLGALAATLDRVARAREILAEEGGALLARSSASLDALPETAAEIRATLVDAPPPHTRIPGYIRGGRHAEVDALREIAIGGKSWLARFETDERRRTGIPSLKVRYNKVFGYYVEVTKANLGAVPNDYERKQTLVGAERFITPALKDYEVKVLGAEERLRALEQHLFDGLLDGVAAHHPTLVRTADALATLDALAALAEVAHREGWVRPRIVATPTIRITAGRHPVIEAVSTTPFVPNDVVLDADAEQILLITGPNMGGKSTYLRQVALAVILAQTGSFVPAVEAEIGLADRVFTRVGASDNLVGGESTFMVEMRETAHILANLSPRSLVVLDEIGRGTSTFDGISIAWAVAEHLHEAPERPRTLFATHYHELTELAAELSRVRNLSVAVAEWKGDIVFVRRIVPGPSSRSYGVEVAKLAGVPAPVVARARELLARLEVGHHAGGSPRAPGTTATQLSLFTAGDEALRRELATLAPERMTPMEAIAVLAGLVERARS, from the coding sequence GTGAAGGGCGCGCTGCTCCAGCAGTACCTGCGCGTCAAGGCCGAGCACCGCGAAGCGATCCTCCTCTTCCGGCTGGGGGACTTCTACGAGATGTTCTTCGACGACGCCGCGACGGCGTCGCGCGTGTGCGATCTCACGCTGACCGCGCGCAACCGCGGCGAGCCCGACGAGGTCCCCCTGTGCGGGTTCCCCGCCCACGCGAGCCAACCCTACATCGCCCGCCTGCTCGCAGCCGGCCACGCCGTCGCCATCTGCGAGCAGGGCGAACAGCCGCGCGGGCGGGGCCTCATGGACCGGCAGGTGATCCGCGTGATCACGCCGGGGACGATCCTCGAGGAGGAGAGCCTCGACCCCTCCGCCCCGAGCCTGCTCGCCGCCGTCGCGTCGGACGGCCGCCGCTACGCCGTCGCGTCGATCGACTTCGCCACCGGAGCCTTTCGCGTGACCGAGGTGGACGACGCGCACGCGCTGCGCGAAGAGATCGGGCGGCTCGCGCCGCGGGAGCTGCTGCTGGACGGCGACCTCGATCCGGCGTTCGCCGACGCGCTGCAGACGTCCGGGGCGTGGGCGACGGCCGCGTTGCCAGCCGGGGCACCGGACGCGGAGCTGCCACCGCTCTCGGGGCGCGCCGCCGGCGGAGCGCTGGCGTACGTCGAGCGGGTCTACCGCCGGCGGCCGGCGCACCTGCGGCGGCCGGAGCCGTATGCGCTCGCCGGGCATCTCGCCCTCGATGCGGCGACGCGGCGGAACCTCGAGCTGCTCGAGACGCTGCGCGGCGAGCGGCGGGGCTCGCTCATCTGGGTGCTCGATCGGAGCGAGACGCCGATGGGCGCGCGGCGCCTACGCGCCTGGCTCGTCTATCCGCTCCTCGACCCGGCCGAGATCGGTCGGCGACTCGACGCCGTCGAACGCCTGGTCGAGGCGTCCGACGTGCGGACGCGACTGCGCGAAGCCCTCCACGGCGTCGGCGACCTCGAGCGCCTCGTCGGTCGCGTCGGCGCGCGCACCGCGAGCCCACGCGATCTGGGTGCGCTCGCGGCGACGCTCGATCGGGTCGCACGGGCGCGCGAGATCCTGGCGGAGGAGGGCGGGGCGCTGCTCGCGCGGTCAAGCGCGTCGCTCGACGCGCTGCCCGAGACGGCGGCGGAGATCCGCGCGACCCTCGTCGACGCGCCCCCGCCGCACACGCGCATTCCCGGCTACATCCGGGGTGGGCGGCACGCGGAGGTCGACGCGTTGCGCGAGATTGCGATCGGCGGCAAGAGCTGGCTCGCGCGCTTCGAGACCGACGAGCGCCGGCGCACCGGCATCCCCTCGCTCAAGGTCCGCTACAACAAGGTCTTCGGCTACTACGTGGAGGTGACGAAGGCGAACCTCGGCGCGGTACCGAACGACTACGAGCGCAAGCAGACGCTGGTCGGCGCGGAACGCTTCATCACCCCGGCTTTGAAGGACTACGAGGTGAAGGTGCTGGGCGCCGAGGAGCGGCTGCGCGCCCTGGAGCAACACCTCTTCGACGGCCTGCTGGACGGAGTGGCAGCGCACCATCCGACGCTCGTGCGGACGGCGGATGCGCTCGCGACCCTCGACGCGCTCGCGGCGCTCGCCGAGGTGGCGCATCGTGAGGGATGGGTGCGACCGCGCATCGTCGCCACGCCGACGATCCGGATCACCGCCGGCCGCCATCCCGTCATCGAGGCGGTGAGCACGACCCCCTTCGTCCCGAACGACGTCGTCCTCGACGCCGACGCCGAGCAGATCCTCCTCATCACCGGGCCCAACATGGGCGGCAAGTCGACGTACCTCCGCCAGGTCGCGCTCGCCGTCATCCTGGCGCAGACGGGCAGCTTCGTCCCCGCCGTCGAGGCCGAGATCGGTCTCGCGGATCGGGTGTTCACGCGCGTCGGCGCGAGCGACAATCTGGTCGGCGGCGAGTCGACGTTCATGGTCGAGATGCGGGAGACGGCGCACATCCTCGCGAACCTCTCGCCGCGGAGCCTCGTCGTCCTCGACGAGATCGGCCGGGGGACGAGCACGTTCGACGGGATCTCGATCGCGTGGGCGGTGGCCGAGCACCTCCACGAAGCGCCCGAGCGGCCGCGGACCCTGTTCGCGACGCACTACCACGAGCTGACGGAGCTCGCCGCTGAGCTGAGCCGCGTGCGGAACCTCTCCGTCGCGGTCGCGGAGTGGAAGGGCGACATCGTGTTCGTGCGGCGGATCGTCCCCGGCCCGTCGTCGCGGAGCTACGGCGTCGAGGTCGCGAAGCTCGCGGGCGTTCCGGCGCCGGTCGTGGCGCGCGCGCGCGAGCTCCTGGCGCGCCTGGAGGTCGGGCATCACGCGGGCGGGTCGCCACGAGCACCCGGTACGACGGCGACCCAGCTGAGCCTCTTCACCGCCGGCGACGAGGCGCTGCGGCGTGAGCTCGCCACGCTGGCTCCGGAGCGGATGACGCCGATGGAAGCCATCGCCGTGCTGGCCGGGCTCGTCGAGCGGGCGCGTTCCTAG